The proteins below come from a single Flavobacterium lindanitolerans genomic window:
- the rplJ gene encoding 50S ribosomal protein L10 has protein sequence MTREEKSIAIGDLTAQLAGTNIVYVADISGLNAETTSSLRRACFKAGIKLEVVKNTLLEKAMEASENNYGELPGVLKGNTSIFIADVANAPAKIIKEFRKKSDKPVFKGAFINNEIYIGDNLLDSLASLKSKEEVIGEIIGLLQSPAQRVISALKNQFASEEGAES, from the coding sequence ATGACTAGAGAAGAAAAATCAATCGCGATTGGAGATTTAACTGCACAGTTAGCTGGTACAAATATTGTTTATGTAGCAGATATTTCTGGACTAAATGCAGAAACTACTTCAAGTTTAAGAAGAGCTTGCTTCAAAGCGGGTATCAAACTGGAAGTTGTTAAGAACACATTGCTTGAAAAAGCTATGGAAGCTTCTGAAAACAACTACGGTGAACTACCAGGAGTTTTGAAAGGAAACACTTCTATATTCATTGCAGACGTAGCTAATGCTCCTGCAAAAATCATTAAAGAATTCCGTAAAAAATCTGATAAGCCAGTTTTTAAAGGGGCATTCATCAACAATGAAATTTACATTGGAGATAACCTTTTAGATTCTCTTGCTTCACTTAAATCTAAGGAAGAAGTTATCGGAGAAATCATCGGATTACTTCAGTCTCCGGCTCAAAGAGTTATTTCTGCTCTTAAGAACCAATTCGCTAGCGAAGAAGGAGCTGAGTCTTAA
- the tuf gene encoding elongation factor Tu: MAKENFNRSKPHLNIGTIGHVDHGKTTLTAAITKVMAEAGFSKTAAKSFDQIDNAPEEKERGITINTSHVEYETANRHYAHVDCPGHADYVKNMVTGAAQMDGAILVVAATDGPMPQTREHILLGRQVGIPRIVVFMNKVDMVDDAELLELVEMEIRDLLSFYEYDGDNGPVIQGSALGGLNGDATWVPKIMELMEAVDNWIEEPVRDVAKPFLMPVEDVFTITGRGTVATGRIETGVANTGDAVEIIGMGADKLTSTITGVEMFRKILDRGEAGDNVGLLLRGIDKADIKRGMVIIKPGSVKPHAKFKAEVYILKKEEGGRHTPFHNNYRPQFYVRTTDVTGVIALPAGVEMVMPGDNLTIEVSLLSPIAMNVGLRFAIREGGRTVGAGQVTEILD; encoded by the coding sequence ATGGCAAAGGAGAATTTTAACCGTTCCAAACCGCACTTAAATATAGGTACAATTGGACACGTAGATCACGGAAAAACTACATTGACTGCTGCAATTACTAAAGTAATGGCAGAAGCTGGTTTTTCTAAAACAGCTGCAAAATCTTTCGATCAGATTGATAATGCTCCTGAAGAAAAAGAAAGAGGTATTACGATCAATACATCACACGTTGAGTACGAAACTGCTAACCGTCACTACGCACACGTTGACTGTCCAGGTCACGCGGATTACGTAAAGAACATGGTTACTGGTGCTGCTCAGATGGACGGTGCTATCTTGGTTGTAGCTGCTACTGACGGACCAATGCCGCAAACTCGTGAGCACATCCTTTTAGGTCGCCAGGTAGGTATTCCTAGAATCGTTGTATTCATGAACAAAGTGGATATGGTTGATGATGCTGAGTTGTTAGAGCTAGTTGAAATGGAAATCAGAGACTTGTTGTCTTTCTACGAATATGATGGAGATAATGGTCCAGTTATCCAAGGTTCTGCTTTGGGTGGATTGAACGGAGATGCTACATGGGTTCCTAAAATTATGGAATTGATGGAAGCTGTTGACAACTGGATTGAAGAGCCAGTTCGTGACGTTGCTAAGCCATTCTTGATGCCAGTTGAAGACGTATTTACAATTACAGGTCGTGGAACTGTTGCTACAGGTCGTATTGAAACTGGAGTTGCAAACACAGGAGATGCTGTTGAAATCATCGGTATGGGAGCTGACAAATTGACTTCTACAATTACTGGAGTTGAGATGTTCCGTAAAATCCTTGACAGAGGTGAAGCTGGAGATAACGTAGGTTTGTTGTTGAGAGGTATTGATAAAGCTGATATCAAAAGAGGTATGGTTATTATTAAGCCAGGATCAGTTAAGCCACACGCTAAATTTAAAGCTGAGGTTTATATCTTGAAAAAAGAAGAAGGTGGTCGTCACACGCCATTCCACAATAACTACCGTCCACAGTTCTACGTACGTACAACTGACGTAACAGGAGTTATTGCTTTACCAGCAGGTGTAGAGATGGTAATGCCAGGTGATAACTTGACTATCGAAGTTAGCTTGTTGAGCCCAATTGCAATGAACGTAGGTTTACGTTTCGCTATCCGTGAGGGTGGTAGAACAGTTGGTGCTGGTCAGGTAACTGAAATTTTAGACTAA
- the rpoB gene encoding DNA-directed RNA polymerase subunit beta — protein sequence MITNQTERLNFASTKNIPQYPDFLDIQVKSFKDFFQLETKSDERGNEGLYNTFMENFPITDTRNQFVLEFLDYFVDPPRYTIQECIERGLTYSVPLKARLKLYCTDPEHEDFETIVQDVYLGTIPYMTPSGTFVINGAERVVVSQLHRSPGVFFGQSFHANGTKLYSARVIPFKGSWIEFATDINSVMYAYIDRKKKLPVTTLFRAIGFERDKDILEIFDLAEEIKVSKTGLKKYIGRRLAARVLNTWHEDFVDEDTGEVVSIERNEIILDRDTVIDKDNVEEIIDANVKTILLHKEDANQGDYAIIHNTLQKDPTNSEKEAVEHIYRQLRNAEPPDEETARGIIDKLFFSDQRYNLGEVGRYRMNKKLDLDIPMDKQVLTKEDIITIVKYLIELINSKAEIDDIDHLSNRRVRTVGEQLSAQFGVGLARMARTIRERMNVRDNEVFTPIDLINAKTLSSVINSFFGTNQLSQFMDQTNPLAEITHKRRLSALGPGGLSRERAGFEVRDVHYTHYGRLCPIETPEGPNIGLISSLGVYAKVNGMGFIETPYRKVTDGKVDLVSEPVYLSAEEEEGKMIAQANIEMNDDGQITADKVIAREEGDFPVVEPNVVHYTDVAPNQIASISASLIPFLEHDDANRALMGSNMMRQAVPLLRPEAPIVGTGLERQVASDSRVLINAEGDGTVEYVDANIITIKYDRTDEERMVSFDPDEKTYNLIKFRKTNQSTSINLKPIVRKGDRVVKGQVLSEGYATQNGELALGRNLKVAFMPWKGYNFEDAIVISEKVVRDDIFTSIHIDDYSLEVRDTKLGNEELTNDIPNVSEEATKDLDENGMIRIGAEVKPGDILIGKITPKGESDPTPEEKLLRAIFGDKAGDVKDASLKASPSLHGVVLDKKLFARAVKDKRKRGKDKDDLAALEMEFETKFVELKDKLVDKLFNIVNGKTSQGVMNDLGEEVLPKGKKYTQKMLNAVEDFAHLSKGQWVADDETNKMVNDLIHNYKIKLNDLQGALRREKFTITVGDELPAGILKLAKVYIAKKRKLKVGDKMAGRHGNKGIVARIVRHEDMPFLEDGTPVDIVLNPLGVPSRMNIGQIYETVLGWAGQKLGRKFATPIFDGASLDEINKLTDEAGIPRFGHTYLYDGGTGERFHQPATVGVIYMLKLGHMVDDKMHARSIGPYSLITQQPLGGKAQFGGQRFGEMEVWALEAYGASSTLREILTVKSDDVIGRAKTYEAIVKGETMPEPGLPESFNVLMHELKGLGLDIRLEE from the coding sequence ATGATAACAAATCAGACTGAAAGATTGAATTTTGCCTCGACAAAAAATATTCCTCAGTATCCGGATTTCCTGGATATTCAGGTAAAATCTTTTAAGGATTTTTTCCAACTGGAAACTAAATCTGACGAAAGAGGCAACGAAGGGCTTTACAATACCTTCATGGAGAACTTTCCAATCACAGATACAAGAAATCAATTTGTATTGGAATTCCTAGATTACTTTGTTGATCCACCACGTTATACCATTCAAGAATGTATAGAAAGAGGACTTACTTATAGCGTTCCTTTAAAAGCCAGGCTAAAGCTATATTGTACAGATCCAGAGCACGAAGATTTTGAAACTATTGTACAGGATGTATATCTTGGAACAATTCCTTATATGACGCCAAGTGGTACATTTGTTATCAATGGTGCTGAACGTGTTGTTGTTTCCCAATTACACAGATCACCAGGTGTTTTCTTTGGACAATCGTTTCACGCAAATGGAACCAAATTATATTCTGCCAGAGTAATTCCTTTTAAAGGTTCCTGGATAGAATTTGCTACCGATATCAACAGCGTAATGTATGCTTATATCGATAGAAAGAAAAAATTACCAGTTACAACTCTGTTCAGAGCGATTGGTTTCGAAAGAGATAAAGACATTCTTGAAATTTTTGACCTTGCAGAAGAAATCAAGGTATCAAAAACAGGACTTAAAAAATACATTGGCCGAAGATTGGCTGCACGTGTTTTGAATACGTGGCATGAAGATTTCGTAGATGAGGATACAGGAGAAGTTGTATCTATTGAGCGTAACGAAATCATCCTTGATCGTGATACAGTTATCGATAAAGATAATGTTGAAGAAATCATTGATGCCAACGTAAAAACAATCTTATTGCATAAGGAAGATGCAAATCAGGGAGATTATGCTATCATCCACAACACTTTGCAAAAAGACCCTACAAACTCTGAAAAAGAAGCTGTTGAGCACATCTACCGTCAGTTGCGTAATGCAGAACCGCCTGATGAAGAAACAGCTCGTGGCATTATTGATAAATTGTTCTTCTCAGACCAACGTTACAACTTAGGTGAAGTAGGTCGTTACAGAATGAACAAAAAATTAGATCTTGATATCCCTATGGACAAACAGGTTTTGACCAAAGAAGATATCATCACTATCGTTAAATACCTGATCGAGTTGATCAACTCTAAAGCAGAGATTGATGATATCGATCACTTGTCAAACCGTCGTGTTAGAACTGTAGGCGAGCAGCTTTCAGCTCAATTCGGTGTTGGTTTGGCTCGTATGGCCAGAACCATTCGTGAGAGAATGAACGTTAGAGATAACGAGGTGTTTACACCAATTGACTTGATCAATGCCAAAACATTATCATCAGTTATCAACTCTTTCTTTGGAACAAACCAGTTATCTCAGTTCATGGACCAAACAAACCCATTGGCAGAGATTACACACAAAAGAAGATTGTCTGCCCTTGGACCTGGTGGTCTTTCGAGAGAAAGAGCAGGTTTCGAGGTTCGTGACGTTCACTATACGCACTACGGACGTTTATGTCCGATTGAAACACCGGAAGGACCAAACATCGGTTTGATTTCTTCTCTTGGGGTTTACGCAAAAGTAAACGGAATGGGATTCATCGAAACTCCTTACCGTAAGGTGACTGATGGAAAAGTAGATTTGGTTTCTGAACCGGTTTATTTGAGTGCTGAGGAAGAAGAAGGTAAGATGATTGCTCAGGCCAACATTGAAATGAATGATGATGGACAGATTACTGCCGATAAGGTAATTGCGCGTGAAGAAGGTGATTTCCCGGTTGTAGAACCAAATGTTGTTCACTATACAGACGTTGCGCCTAACCAGATTGCTTCGATTTCTGCATCTTTGATTCCTTTCCTGGAGCATGATGATGCGAACCGTGCGTTGATGGGATCAAACATGATGCGTCAGGCGGTTCCTTTATTAAGACCGGAAGCTCCAATCGTGGGTACAGGTCTTGAAAGACAGGTAGCGTCTGATTCCAGAGTTTTGATTAATGCAGAAGGTGACGGAACAGTAGAATATGTTGATGCTAATATCATCACTATTAAATATGACAGAACTGATGAAGAAAGAATGGTAAGTTTTGACCCGGATGAAAAAACTTATAATTTGATCAAATTCAGAAAAACCAACCAGAGTACTTCAATCAACCTGAAGCCTATCGTAAGAAAAGGGGACAGAGTTGTTAAAGGACAGGTGCTTTCAGAAGGTTATGCAACTCAAAATGGTGAACTTGCTTTAGGTAGAAACCTTAAAGTAGCGTTCATGCCTTGGAAAGGGTACAACTTCGAGGATGCAATCGTAATCTCTGAAAAAGTGGTTCGTGATGACATTTTCACCTCTATCCATATCGATGATTATTCATTGGAGGTTAGAGATACTAAACTGGGTAACGAAGAATTAACGAACGATATTCCAAACGTTTCTGAAGAAGCTACCAAAGATTTAGATGAAAATGGTATGATCAGAATTGGAGCCGAAGTAAAACCTGGCGACATCCTGATTGGAAAAATCACTCCAAAAGGAGAATCAGACCCAACACCGGAAGAAAAACTTTTAAGAGCAATCTTTGGTGATAAGGCTGGTGATGTAAAAGATGCTTCATTGAAAGCTTCTCCTTCATTACACGGTGTGGTTCTTGATAAAAAATTATTCGCGAGAGCGGTAAAAGATAAACGTAAGAGAGGTAAAGACAAAGATGATTTGGCTGCTCTTGAAATGGAATTTGAAACCAAATTTGTTGAATTAAAAGACAAGCTTGTTGACAAACTTTTCAATATCGTAAACGGAAAAACTTCGCAAGGAGTTATGAATGATTTGGGTGAAGAAGTATTGCCAAAAGGTAAGAAATACACTCAAAAAATGTTAAATGCTGTTGAAGATTTCGCACACTTAAGCAAAGGACAGTGGGTTGCTGATGACGAAACCAATAAAATGGTTAACGACTTGATCCACAACTATAAGATTAAGCTAAACGATCTTCAGGGAGCATTGCGTAGAGAGAAATTCACGATTACTGTTGGAGATGAGTTACCAGCCGGAATCTTGAAATTGGCAAAAGTGTACATTGCTAAAAAACGTAAGCTGAAAGTAGGGGATAAGATGGCAGGACGTCACGGTAACAAAGGTATTGTTGCCAGAATCGTTCGTCACGAAGATATGCCTTTCCTGGAAGACGGAACACCAGTTGATATCGTATTGAACCCACTTGGGGTACCTTCACGTATGAACATCGGTCAGATTTATGAAACAGTACTGGGATGGGCCGGACAAAAATTGGGTAGAAAATTCGCTACGCCAATCTTCGACGGTGCTTCTTTGGATGAAATCAATAAATTGACTGACGAAGCCGGAATCCCAAGATTCGGACATACTTACCTTTATGATGGAGGAACAGGTGAGCGTTTCCACCAGCCAGCAACTGTCGGAGTTATCTATATGCTGAAACTTGGACACATGGTTGATGACAAGATGCACGCACGTTCTATCGGACCATACTCGTTGATCACTCAGCAGCCTCTTGGAGGTAAAGCACAATTCGGAGGTCAGCGTTTTGGAGAGATGGAGGTTTGGGCTCTTGAAGCTTACGGTGCATCAAGCACGCTTAGAGAAATTTTGACTGTTAAATCGGATGACGTTATTGGTAGAGCTAAAACTTACGAAGCTATCGTTAAGGGTGAAACTATGCCAGAACCAGGATTGCCAGAATCGTTCAACGTATTGATGCACGAATTGAAAGGTCTTGGATTAGACATCAGATTAGAGGAATAG
- the secE gene encoding preprotein translocase subunit SecE has translation MTKVVNYITEAFGELKNNVTWPEWAEVQRLTIVVAVFSVIFALATWGVDVVFAKALAGFFNLIKG, from the coding sequence ATGACAAAAGTTGTTAATTACATAACCGAAGCTTTCGGTGAATTAAAAAATAATGTTACTTGGCCGGAATGGGCAGAAGTACAGCGCTTGACAATTGTAGTTGCTGTTTTCTCTGTAATATTCGCCTTGGCAACATGGGGAGTAGACGTTGTTTTCGCAAAAGCATTAGCTGGTTTCTTTAATTTGATAAAAGGTTAA
- the rplL gene encoding 50S ribosomal protein L7/L12, which translates to MADLKQFAEQLVNLTVKEVNDLATILKEEYGIEPAAAAVVVSGGGDAGAAAEEQTEFTVVLKDAGASKLAVVKAVKELTGLGLKEAKDLVDAAPANVKEGVSKDEAEGLKKSLEEAGAVVELK; encoded by the coding sequence ATGGCAGATTTGAAACAATTCGCAGAACAATTAGTTAACTTGACTGTAAAAGAAGTTAACGATTTAGCAACAATATTAAAAGAAGAGTACGGTATCGAACCAGCTGCAGCTGCTGTTGTAGTTTCTGGTGGTGGTGATGCTGGTGCAGCTGCTGAAGAGCAAACAGAATTCACTGTAGTATTGAAAGATGCTGGTGCTTCTAAATTAGCTGTTGTTAAAGCTGTAAAAGAACTTACAGGTTTAGGTCTTAAAGAAGCTAAAGACTTAGTTGACGCTGCTCCTGCAAACGTTAAAGAAGGTGTTTCTAAAGACGAGGCTGAAGGTCTTAAAAAATCTTTAGAAGAAGCTGGAGCTGTAGTTGAGCTTAAATAA
- the rplA gene encoding 50S ribosomal protein L1, whose protein sequence is MAKLTKKQKEAASKIEKNKLYSLKDASALIKTVASAKFDESVDIAVKLGVDPRKANQMVRGVVTLPHGTGKDVRVLALVTPDKEAEAKAAGADHVGLDDYLQKIKDGWTDVDVIITMPAVMGKLGPLGRILGPRGLMPNPKTGTVTMDVAKAVQEVKSGKIDFKVDKTGIVHAGIGRVSFGAEQISENAHEIIQTLIKMKPTAAKGTYIKSIHISATMSPAIALDPKAV, encoded by the coding sequence ATGGCAAAATTGACAAAAAAACAAAAAGAAGCTGCATCAAAAATTGAGAAAAACAAGCTGTATTCTTTGAAAGATGCTTCTGCATTAATCAAGACAGTTGCTTCTGCAAAATTTGATGAGTCTGTTGATATCGCTGTTAAATTGGGTGTAGATCCAAGAAAAGCAAATCAAATGGTTAGAGGTGTAGTAACATTGCCTCACGGAACTGGAAAAGATGTTAGAGTTTTGGCATTGGTTACTCCAGATAAAGAAGCTGAAGCTAAAGCTGCTGGTGCAGACCACGTAGGTTTAGACGACTATTTGCAAAAAATCAAAGATGGTTGGACAGATGTTGATGTAATCATCACTATGCCGGCTGTAATGGGTAAACTGGGACCATTAGGAAGAATCTTAGGGCCAAGAGGTCTTATGCCAAACCCTAAGACAGGAACAGTTACTATGGATGTTGCAAAAGCAGTTCAGGAAGTAAAATCAGGTAAAATCGACTTTAAAGTTGACAAGACTGGTATCGTTCATGCAGGAATCGGAAGAGTTTCTTTCGGTGCTGAGCAAATCTCAGAAAATGCGCATGAAATTATTCAAACATTAATCAAAATGAAACCAACTGCAGCGAAAGGTACTTACATTAAGAGTATCCACATCTCAGCAACAATGAGTCCTGCTATTGCTTTAGATCCTAAAGCGGTATAA
- the rplK gene encoding 50S ribosomal protein L11 gives MAKEISKVVKLQVKGGAANPSPPVGPALGAAGVNIMEFCKQFNARTQDKPGKVLPVQITVYKDKSFDFVVKTPPAAIQLLEAAKLKSGSGEPNRKKVAKVTMDQIRAIAEDKMADLNAFTIESAMSMIAGTARSMGITVTGDAPSN, from the coding sequence ATGGCTAAAGAGATTAGTAAAGTAGTTAAACTACAAGTTAAGGGAGGTGCCGCGAATCCATCGCCACCGGTTGGACCTGCTCTGGGTGCTGCTGGGGTTAACATCATGGAGTTCTGTAAGCAATTTAATGCTAGAACACAAGATAAGCCTGGCAAAGTGTTACCAGTACAAATTACTGTTTACAAAGATAAGTCTTTCGACTTCGTTGTAAAAACACCACCTGCTGCTATTCAACTATTAGAGGCTGCAAAATTGAAGTCTGGTTCTGGAGAGCCTAATCGTAAAAAAGTAGCGAAAGTTACTATGGATCAGATTAGAGCTATCGCTGAGGACAAGATGGCTGATTTGAACGCGTTCACAATTGAGTCTGCTATGAGCATGATTGCTGGAACAGCTAGATCTATGGGTATAACTGTAACGGGAGACGCTCCTTCTAATTAA
- the nusG gene encoding transcription termination/antitermination protein NusG, with amino-acid sequence MADNNVKKWYVVRAVSGQENKVKAYIETEINRLGMADYISQVLVPTEKVVQVRDGKKISKDKVYFPGYVMIEANLVGEIPHIIKSITSVIGFLGEVKGGDPVPLRQSEVNRMLGKVDELAVKTDNHAIPFTVGETIKVVDGPFNGFNGTVEKINEEKRKLEVMVKIFGRKTPLELSFMQVEKV; translated from the coding sequence ATGGCGGATAATAATGTGAAAAAATGGTATGTGGTCAGAGCGGTAAGCGGACAGGAAAACAAAGTCAAAGCTTATATCGAAACTGAAATCAACAGATTGGGAATGGCTGATTATATTTCTCAGGTGCTTGTACCTACTGAAAAAGTAGTGCAGGTAAGAGATGGGAAAAAAATCAGCAAAGACAAAGTCTATTTTCCTGGTTATGTAATGATTGAGGCTAATCTTGTTGGCGAAATACCTCATATTATCAAGTCTATTACTAGTGTTATTGGTTTCTTAGGGGAAGTTAAAGGGGGTGACCCTGTGCCTTTAAGACAATCTGAGGTAAACAGGATGTTAGGAAAAGTAGATGAGTTGGCTGTTAAGACAGACAATCATGCTATTCCTTTTACTGTTGGAGAAACAATTAAGGTTGTTGATGGTCCTTTCAATGGTTTCAACGGAACTGTTGAGAAAATCAATGAAGAAAAGCGTAAGCTTGAGGTAATGGTGAAAATTTTCGGTAGAAAGACGCCATTAGAATTGAGTTTTATGCAAGTTGAAAAAGTATAA